The Polaribacter sp. HaHaR_3_91 genomic sequence CTGTTCTGTAATGTTCCATAAGCTTGTTTTTTTACCGAGTATATTAAAAAGTTCTATTTTCTGTATTGTTATTTCTTCATTTTTAGAAATTAGAATATTTTTATTTTGATTATCAGCATAAATACTAGTTTCTGTAATTAGTGTATTGTTTTCTAGTTTAAGTGTGTTTGATGTAGATTCTTTAAAAGCTAAAACAAAACGATTAGAACAGACACCTTTATCTAAGGTTAAATTGATTTTTCCATCTTTTATGTTGTATGAATCTCCTGTAAGTTTATCCTTTATGTAAATTTCTCTAGAAATATTTTGAATTTTATCTACCATTAAATCTACTTGTCCAGAATACCCCATTGTAATTTCTAAAGGAACTTCTAAATCATCAGATATTTCTTGCACACCAGTAATTACATATTTTCTATGATCATCCTTAAATTTCCAATAGATGTCAGTTTCATTGTCGATAAATGACTCAGAATCGTAACCTTTTTCATAGTCAAATGAATTTGTTGCCTGAAAAGAGATTGCTATTTGATGATGTAACCTTAAGTTTTCTGTATTTGTATATTCAAACCCTAATTTAATGATTGGTAATAATTCAGTTTTGTTACTTCTTTGATCTTCAAAAGTTTTATTATAAGAAGCTTCTTTAGGTATTGGGTTTTTACATAATTCTGATGATGACCCTCTATTTGGAATTATATTGGCAAAAGTTTTAATATTTAAGAAAACGGATAGAAATACTATTAAATAGATAATTCCTTTAGTATAAGTTTTCTTTTCTTTAAGGTGTT encodes the following:
- a CDS encoding T9SS type A sorting domain-containing protein → MNNTKNTQKLFLKNFNFSKNQHLKEKKTYTKGIIYLIVFLSVFLNIKTFANIIPNRGSSSELCKNPIPKEASYNKTFEDQRSNKTELLPIIKLGFEYTNTENLRLHHQIAISFQATNSFDYEKGYDSESFIDNETDIYWKFKDDHRKYVITGVQEISDDLEVPLEITMGYSGQVDLMVDKIQNISREIYIKDKLTGDSYNIKDGKINLTLDKGVCSNRFVLAFKESTSNTLKLENNTLITETSIYADNQNKNILISKNEEITIQKIELFNILGKKTSLWNITEQKNSYKLAIKNQIPTGLYIVKMYSNKGTISKKVVIE